Genomic DNA from Pelosinus sp. UFO1:
TTGAAGTAAGTAAGATGATAGTATCTTATGCCGGACACTCTAGACTGCTGTCTAATAGACTTAATATCAATGATTTACATGAAGAAGGCAGAAAAAATGCAGTTGTAGCTTTGAAAGAGGGCATTGATGAAGCCTACTACATGAATGCAGAGAGTTTTGCCTTCCTCAGTGGCAGATATGAGGAAGACAAGAAGGAGGATGCCCTACAGGCCCTTATCCAATCCACTAAAGAACTCTGTGCTTATGCATCCCGTAAGGGGAATATGCCAATCCTGTTAGAGGTCTTTGATTATAATATTGACAAAAAAAGTTTGATAGGTCCGGTTGGACTTGTTGAAAGATTTGCAAGGGAAGTAGCAAAGGAATGCACTAACTTCGGCATCATGGTGGACCTAAGTCATCTTCCCTTGCTAGGTGAAAATTCTAGGCAAGCTTTGCTCCCCATAAAGCAATATATCAAACATGTCCATATTGGAAATGCGGTAATGCGGCAAAGTAAATTAGAAGCATACGGCGACGAACATCCAAGATTTGGATTTCCTAATAGTGAAAACGATGTCGCGGAGGTAACTGATTTTTTAGAAGTGTTGCTTGAAATAGGTTATCTAAATAGGTTGAATCCACCTATAGTGAGTTTCGAAGTAAAACCAAGGCCCTATGAGGATCCCGAGTTGGTCATTGCCGGTGCTAAACGTGTACTAAAAGAGGCGTGGACAAAAGTCTAATGAAGGAGGTTGAAGATGAAACTATGTTATCAAGTGGCGACACCAGATGTGGCTATTTCACCTGCAGTTACAGCTTTTCAAGGTAAACTAGATGATAGTTTTAGAAAACTTGCTGAACTTGGTTATGACGGGGTTGAGCTTATGACACTCAATCCATTGGAGCTTAACTGGGATCAGGTGAAAGGTGAAGCGGACAAAAACAAGCTGGATATTGTTCTTATTTGTACAGGTGAAATCTTTGGACAGTTAAAGCTTTCTTTCATGGATCGGAATTTGGATGTAAGAAACAAAGCCAAGAAGCAGGTTAAGGGAATTATTGATTTTGCAGCTTATTTTGGTTCAAATGTAAATATCGGAAGAGTAAGAGGCCAATATTGTGCTGAACTACCTAAAGAAGTATCCTATGGATACGCTATTGACTCTTTTAAAGAAATCAGTGAGTACGCAGGTAAGAAAGATGTTAAAATCGCATTGGAATCGGTAACGTTGATGCAAACAAATTTTATTAATACTGTGCAAGAGGCTGTAAATGTAGTTAAGGATGTCGACAATGAGTATTTTAAGATGATGATGGATGTCTTTCATCTTAATATAGAAGAAAAAGATATGTTTGAAGTGATAGAAAAGTATGCAGATTATAACATTCACGTCCATTTAGCGGATAATAATCGAAGATATCCTGGTCATTGTGGTCTTGACTTTGAAAAGATTATCACAGCTTTTAAGAATACAGGTTTTGATGGCGCTTTTTGTACCGAAATATTCCAACTGCCAGATCAAGATGTAGCGGCAGCGGGGGCCATCGCACATCTTCGACCCATCTTAGATAGGGTCTATAAATAACCTTGGATCAGATGATCTGTATAAAAAAGGAGGTCTATCGTGGTAGTGAAAATTGCCTTAATTCACACAGTTCAAAGTGTTTTAGCTACTTTTGGTAACAGAATAAAAGACGCTATCCCTAATGTGAAAGTGGTTAACACCCTTGACGAATTCTTGGCAAGTGATCCGGCTGAAAAGGGAGAGTTTACCGTTAATAATATGCAGAGGTTATTCTCGATTGTAAAATGTGCGGAAATGACTAAACCGGATGCAATTATTGTAACCTGTTCTACACTATCTCCAACAATAGAAAAAATCTCTCCTTTTATTAAAGTACCAATCATTACAATCGATGAAGGGATGATACGCAAAGCAGTCGAAATTGGGTTGAAAATTACTATCCTGGCAACTGCAGACAGTACAGTTGAGCCGACAAAAAATAAGCTCATTAGTGAAGCTCAAAAAATTAGTAAGGATATCGATATATCCGTGATAGTCTGCCCTAAAGCATATGTGGCGATGAAAGCAGGAGATCAGCAGTATCATGATGAGATAGTAAAAGGAAGCGCACTTGAAATAAAACAGCAGGACGTGGTGATATTAGCCCAGGCATCTATGGCCCATTTAGAGGAAGATATACAAACGATCTGCGGATGCACGGTACTTTCTAGTCCTAGTATGTGTATCAAGCAGTTAAAAGAAACCTTAAAAAAGTAACGCATCATAAGGGCAACTAAATCCCAATTAATCAGGCATTTCATTTAAGTGAATAGAGGAGAGGGGATTACAAAATGTCAGAAAAGCCAACGAAAGTAAGGTATCTTGTTCTTTTTGTGGTGTGCTTAGTTTACTTAATTACATATCTTGACCGCGTGGCCATCTCAGTCGCTGCCCCATTAATGATGAAAGACTTCGGAATCAACAAACTGGAGTGGGGCCTCGTATTATCGGTGTTTTCCTGGACTTATGCTTCGTTTCAAATTCCAGTCGGATTGCTAGGTGATAAATTAGGTGCTCGTAAGGTTCTTGCCGGTATCGTCTGTCTTTGGTCGCTAATGACAGTTGCTACAGCTATGGCATGGAATTTCATGTCCCTGGTGGTAATAAGACTTTTGTTTGGTATTGGTGAAGCAGGGGCGTTTCCTACCGCAACTAGGGCATTTGCCCATTGGATGCCTTCCACAGAACGTGGTTTTGCTCAGGGTTTTACTCACGGAGCAGCAAGATTTGGTGGGGCGATTACACCTTTGATAGTCGCGGTTATTATGAATGCGTGGGGTTGGCATTCAGTATTTTATATTTTTGCGGCTATTGGTTTAGCGTGGGCTGGGTTTTGGTATTTTTGGTATCGTGATAAACCGAGTGAGTATAAGGAAAGATGGGGCGGTATTAACCAAGCTGAAATGGATCTTATTGATGGCGGGAAATCAAGTAAAAAGGCTGCCCCAAAACTGCCGTTTAAGGCTCTCTTAAAAAGTAAGAACATGTGGTTTCTCAGCTTGAGTTTTCCAACGTATTGCTATACTGTCTGGATATTTATGACTTGGTTGCCTGCTTTTCTTGTTGAAGCGAAAGGCTTCAGTGTCATTAAGATGGGTATTTTCGCTAGCATACCCTTGTTTGCCGGAGTAGTTGGTGACACCCTAGGAGGTTGGTTATCTGATAGAATCTGGAAAAAGACTGGGAATGGTAAGTTTGCTCGTCGGGTGGTGCCGATGGCAGGCATGTTAGTAGCAGCGGCTTTTTTGATTCCTGGTGCATTGACTGATAATGCATACATGGCAGTGTTTTATCTGGCTTGTTCACTATTTGGCCTAGAAATGGCGGTCGGTGTTTACTGGGCTGTGTGCCTGGATGTAGGGCATGAGTATGCTGGGACAGTATCTGGAATGATGAATACCAT
This window encodes:
- a CDS encoding MFS transporter; amino-acid sequence: MSEKPTKVRYLVLFVVCLVYLITYLDRVAISVAAPLMMKDFGINKLEWGLVLSVFSWTYASFQIPVGLLGDKLGARKVLAGIVCLWSLMTVATAMAWNFMSLVVIRLLFGIGEAGAFPTATRAFAHWMPSTERGFAQGFTHGAARFGGAITPLIVAVIMNAWGWHSVFYIFAAIGLAWAGFWYFWYRDKPSEYKERWGGINQAEMDLIDGGKSSKKAAPKLPFKALLKSKNMWFLSLSFPTYCYTVWIFMTWLPAFLVEAKGFSVIKMGIFASIPLFAGVVGDTLGGWLSDRIWKKTGNGKFARRVVPMAGMLVAAAFLIPGALTDNAYMAVFYLACSLFGLEMAVGVYWAVCLDVGHEYAGTVSGMMNTIGNIGSALSPLVFGAILQFTGSWVYPFLVASTILVIGALLWLKVDPTLSIAEELNLEKLENEQKVVM
- a CDS encoding aspartate/glutamate racemase family protein yields the protein MVVKIALIHTVQSVLATFGNRIKDAIPNVKVVNTLDEFLASDPAEKGEFTVNNMQRLFSIVKCAEMTKPDAIIVTCSTLSPTIEKISPFIKVPIITIDEGMIRKAVEIGLKITILATADSTVEPTKNKLISEAQKISKDIDISVIVCPKAYVAMKAGDQQYHDEIVKGSALEIKQQDVVILAQASMAHLEEDIQTICGCTVLSSPSMCIKQLKETLKK
- a CDS encoding sugar phosphate isomerase/epimerase; translated protein: MKIGIVQGVAFPLSAKDPQNLIESFKTIAKDEFFEVIEIGQIKDIEAREDIKGIIEVSKMIVSYAGHSRLLSNRLNINDLHEEGRKNAVVALKEGIDEAYYMNAESFAFLSGRYEEDKKEDALQALIQSTKELCAYASRKGNMPILLEVFDYNIDKKSLIGPVGLVERFAREVAKECTNFGIMVDLSHLPLLGENSRQALLPIKQYIKHVHIGNAVMRQSKLEAYGDEHPRFGFPNSENDVAEVTDFLEVLLEIGYLNRLNPPIVSFEVKPRPYEDPELVIAGAKRVLKEAWTKV
- a CDS encoding sugar phosphate isomerase/epimerase yields the protein MKLCYQVATPDVAISPAVTAFQGKLDDSFRKLAELGYDGVELMTLNPLELNWDQVKGEADKNKLDIVLICTGEIFGQLKLSFMDRNLDVRNKAKKQVKGIIDFAAYFGSNVNIGRVRGQYCAELPKEVSYGYAIDSFKEISEYAGKKDVKIALESVTLMQTNFINTVQEAVNVVKDVDNEYFKMMMDVFHLNIEEKDMFEVIEKYADYNIHVHLADNNRRYPGHCGLDFEKIITAFKNTGFDGAFCTEIFQLPDQDVAAAGAIAHLRPILDRVYK